The genomic DNA GGATCATCCTTTTGGTCTGCTCGTCGAGATAGGCGAAGTTGTAGGTGGCGATGTCGGTCATGACGATCACGTCCGCTCTGTGCTATGGAATTGGCGCTCAAGACGCGGGAGGGCGCCCGAATGGACTCTACCGGTTGGATGCATCTTGGAGTGCTTTTGCTGGTGTTCGCCGTTGTTGCCGGCTTTGCGCTGCGGAAGATGTTTCTTCCTGCGCCAAAGGAGCCTCCGCATGGCGAGACTGTTGCCGGTGCCAGTGGCTATGGTGGCGGTGGCTCGTTCGATGCCGGCAGCGGGCATTCCGGTAGCGGACAATAAAGTCATTCTGCCGCCTCCCTCTTCTCCTCGGCCTTGCCCTCGTTTTCCCGCGCCTCGTATTCGGCGCGCATGCGGCGGACCAGGTCAAGCTCGGCCTGGAAGTCGACATAGTGCGGCAGCTTCAGATGCTCGACGAAGCCGGTCGCCTGCACATTGTCGGAGTGCGAGATGACGAACTCCTCGTCCTGTGCGGCGGCAATCACATCCTCGCCGAGCTCGCTCGCGCGCAGCGCCCGGTCGCAGAGCGCCATCGCCATCGCCTTGCGCTCGCTCTGCCCGAAGACCAGGCCGTAGCCGCGGGTGAATTGCGGCGGCGCCTTGGCCGAACCCTTGAACTGGTTCACCATCTGGCATTCGGTGACGCGGATGGAGCCGAGCGGCACGGCGAAAGGCAGTTCCGGCACGTCGAGTTCCAACTCGACCTCGCCGATGCGGATCTCGCCGACGAAAGGATGGTTGCGGGCATAGCCGCGTTGCGTCGAATAGCCGAGCGCCAGCAAAAAGCCTTCGTCGCCGCGCGACAGCGCCTGCAGGCGGATGTCGCGCGCCATCGGGAATTGCAGCGGCTCACGGGTGATGTCGCCGGGGATGTGGTCAAGCGGCATGTCGCCGTCGGCTTCGATCAGGCCTTCATGGGCGAGAATCGAGGAGACACGCGGCATCGCTTCGGCTTCGGCCGGACGCTGCGTGGGCGTCTCGACATCGACGCCTGCGGCAAGCTCCGGATCGAGCAGCCGGTGGGTGTAGTCGAAGGTCGGGCCGAGCACTTGGCCGCCGGGCAGGTCCTTGTAGGTGGCCGACACGCGCCGCTCGACCTGCATGGCGCCGGTGTCGGCCGGGTTGGTGTAGCCGAAGCGCGGCAGCGTCGTGCGATAGGCGCGCACCAGGAAGATTGCCTCGATCATGTCGCCGCGCGCCTGGACGACGGCTAAAGCCGCAAGCTCGCGATCGTAGAGCGAGCCTTCGCTCATCACCCGGTCGACACCGAGCGCCAACTGCTCGGCGATCTGGTCGAGGCGCAGGGCCGGCACGGAGCGGTCGCCGCGCCGGCGATCGGCAAGCAGGCGGTGCGCATTGGCAATTGCGGCTTCGCCGCCTTTCACCGCGACATACATGTCATGCCTCCATCGTCTTGATGCGGGTGGTGCGCGGCAGGCAGGCGAGGCTGCTGGGCGCCGCCAGGATGATGTCGACGCCGCGCGGGAAACGCTGATTGTTCTGCTTCCATTGCTCGACGAAATAGCGCGGCATGCCTGTCGGCGCGATCATCGCGGTCTTCTCGACGCCCGGGCCTTCGAGCAGTAGCGACGGACCGGAAGCGAGATCGTCGACCAACAGGATCAGCGTCGTCGAGCGGTCGGGATATTCCTGCGTGCCTTGCGAAAAGCCGTCGAGCGCAGCCATCTCCGCCGGGTTGGCTACCAAAGCGAAATGCGCGTCGGCCGGCGTGTTGGCCAAGGGTGCGCCGGTGTGAAAGCCGAGCCAGGCCTTGACCGCGGGCTCCGCCTGCAGCCGCGGATCGAGCCAGATCGCCGTGTCGTTGTCGCAGAGCGAAAGCGCCGCGGCTGCGGCGGTCGCCGACAGCGGCGCCGGCGGATGGGCGAGCGGCGGCAGGGCCTGAATATTGCCGGGGCGCGCCATTGCGTCCATGATGGCGCGGAACACGACCTGCGCGTTGAACACCGGATCGGCGAAGCCGCCTTCGATCGATTGCGTCGCGATATCCATCAGTCCTCTCCGCGCACCATGGTGAAGAAATCCACTTTCGTGGCCGCTGTCTCGACACGCCGCTTTTCGCGCGCCGCGTCGAGTGCCCCACGCAAGGGCGCGACCAGCTTGGTTTCGACCGTTTCGCGGTGGGCCGGGTCCTGCCAGAGCGCGTCGGCGATGGCCGCGAGCTTGGCTTTGCCCTTGTCGCGGCCGAGCGAATAGGAATGGCCGACCTGTCCGGTGGGCAGCCGCACGGTGGCGCGGGTGATGGTCGCCTCGCCGACATTGAACGGCGCGCCGCCGCCGCCGATCCGCCCGCGCACCGTTACCAATCCGGTTTCGGGGCCGCGCAGCAGCTCCGCCTCCGAGGGCAGGCCGGAGCCCGCCCATAGGCGCGCGATCTCATCAGGCGCTGCGTGCGCCAGCGTCGCCATCACGGTTCTCCGCTCGGCCTGCTCGCGTGCTTCCTGTCCCCGCATGGCTCGCCTCCTTGCATAGCGGCTAATTTGTCTATTGATATAGACAACTATACAAATTATACTCATCACCTAACGAGAGTCCATGACGAGTGGATGACAAGAGGCGTAAAAGTTAGGGGGAAGGCGTTGGGGGCGGGGAAATGACCGGGCTGGCAAGCAGCATCGAAAGGCGCAGCGGCGTGTCGCTGTGGCGGCAGATCGCCGACAGGATCCTGGAGGGGATCGCGAATGGCGATTTCGCCGAGAACGCGGCGCTGCCGCCCGAGGTCGCGCTGGCGGAACGCTATGGCGTCAACCGTCACACGGTGCGCAGCGCCATTGCCGCGCTGGTGCAGGAAGGCGTGCTGAGAGCCGAGCAGGGGCGCGGCACCTTCGTGTTGTCGCGCAAGCGCCTGTCCTATCCGATCGGCGCGCGCACGCGGTTTTCGACCGGGTTGCAAGGGCAGACGACCGAGCGCCACATCGCGCTGCTGTCGTCATCGACCGAGCCGGCCAACCGGCGCATCGCCGAAGCGCTCGGCATCGCCAGAGGGGCGGCCGTGATCCGTCTGGAAACACGCGGCGAGGCCGACGGGCATCCGGTGTCGCGCGCCTCGACCTGGTTCGATGCCAAGCGCTTCGCCGGCATCGAGGCCGCGATGGCCGAGACGGGATCGGTCACCGCCTCGCTCAAGCGCTTCGGCATCAACGACTATCTGAGGCACTCGACGGTGCTGTCGGCGCGCCACGCCGACGCCGATGATCTTGCCGATCTCGATCTGCAGCCGGGCGCCATCGTGCTGGTCACTGTCGCGGTGAACGTCACGCTCGACGGTCGGCCGATCCAGTTCGCGGAATCGCGCTTTCCGGCGGAGCGGGTGGAACTGAGGTTGTCGGCCGGCGATTAGCCTCCGACGTCGTCATCCAGGGCGATAACCTCAGAGGTCGCCATCCGCGGGCGGAGCGACGCGAAGCGGAGCGCAGACCCGAGGATCCATTCCGTTACCTTGATCGTAAAGTGCGGCGGAGCAGAGTTCTGGATCGTTGCAACGCGTCGACGTCACGGAATGGATCCTCGGGTCTGCGCTGCGTCGCTACGCTCCTTGCTCCGCCCGTGGATGACGAAGGGATGGGATCAGTCACCTCGATAACAGCCTTGATCAGCCCCGACTTCTCATGCGTCCATCCGGCGCGGTCGCGCTTACCTATCAGCGGCTTGGCGTTTGAGGACCGCCTTCCCCCACTCCGTCTCGGCTTCGCCGAGCCACCTCTCCCCCCTCCGGAGGGAGAGGAAAGGAGCCCGCTGGCGACGGGAGAAGGAGGGAGTCTGGTTGAGGAGCGTTGGCTGCAATAGGCTCGCACCCTTCCTCTCCCCCGTCGATCGGGGGAGAGGTGGCTCGGCGAAGCCGAGACGGAGTGGGGGTCGACCTGCGCGGCGTCGTTGTTACCCGACCTCGATAACCGCCTTGATCAGGCCGGTTTTCTCATGCGCCCATCTGGCGAGATCGCGCGGCGTGCCGGCAAGCGTCGTGCGGTGGGTGACCAGTTTGGCGAGCGGCACAGCGCCGTTGCGGATCGAGGCGGCGACATGGTCGAAATCGGCGCGCAACGCGTTGCGGCTGCCGACCAGAGTCATCTCGCGTTTGTGGAACTCGGGGTCGGAGAAGGCGATGTCGTCCTTGACGACGCTGACCAGCACCAGCGTGCCGCCATGCGCGACATGGGCGAAGGCGGACTGCACCGACTGCGTGTTGCCGGTGGCGTCGAACACCAGGTCGAAGCCTTCGCCGCCGGTGGCCTGGCGCACCAGATCTGTCGCCGGCGCTTTCGAGCCGTCGAGTGCTGCAAATCCGAGCTCGCTTTCGGCGAAACCGAGCCGCTCGGTGCTCATGTCGAGCAGGCTGACGTCCAGCCCGGCGATGCGGGCGAAGAGCGCCGTGCCGAGGCCGATCGGGCCGGCCCCGATGACCAGCGTGCACTGGCCGGGAGCGCCAAGCGAGCGCCGCACGGCATGCGCGCCGATCGCCAGGAATTCGACCGCTGCCGCGTCGGCCAGTGACAGACCATTTGCCGGATAAAGGTTCTGCGCCGGCACCAGGATCTCGTCGCACATGGCGCCGTCACGATGCACACCCAGCACTTCGATCTTCAAGCAGCAGTTCGGCTTGCCGTGCCGGCAGGCGATGCATTTGCCGCAGGCGAGGTAGGGATTGACGATCACCGCTTCGCCGATCGCCAGGCCAACGCCTTCGCCTCTCTCGGCGATCGTGCCCGAGACCTCGTGGCCCATGATGCG from Mesorhizobium sp. M1E.F.Ca.ET.045.02.1.1 includes the following:
- the phnG gene encoding phosphonate C-P lyase system protein PhnG; amino-acid sequence: MRGQEAREQAERRTVMATLAHAAPDEIARLWAGSGLPSEAELLRGPETGLVTVRGRIGGGGAPFNVGEATITRATVRLPTGQVGHSYSLGRDKGKAKLAAIADALWQDPAHRETVETKLVAPLRGALDAAREKRRVETAATKVDFFTMVRGED
- a CDS encoding carbon-phosphorus lyase complex subunit PhnI, which encodes MYVAVKGGEAAIANAHRLLADRRRGDRSVPALRLDQIAEQLALGVDRVMSEGSLYDRELAALAVVQARGDMIEAIFLVRAYRTTLPRFGYTNPADTGAMQVERRVSATYKDLPGGQVLGPTFDYTHRLLDPELAAGVDVETPTQRPAEAEAMPRVSSILAHEGLIEADGDMPLDHIPGDITREPLQFPMARDIRLQALSRGDEGFLLALGYSTQRGYARNHPFVGEIRIGEVELELDVPELPFAVPLGSIRVTECQMVNQFKGSAKAPPQFTRGYGLVFGQSERKAMAMALCDRALRASELGEDVIAAAQDEEFVISHSDNVQATGFVEHLKLPHYVDFQAELDLVRRMRAEYEARENEGKAEEKREAAE
- a CDS encoding zinc-binding alcohol dehydrogenase family protein encodes the protein MKAVVCRSPGDLVLEDRASPGAPPPGWARVAVSHVGICGTDYHIFEGKHPFLAYPRIMGHEVSGTIAERGEGVGLAIGEAVIVNPYLACGKCIACRHGKPNCCLKIEVLGVHRDGAMCDEILVPAQNLYPANGLSLADAAAVEFLAIGAHAVRRSLGAPGQCTLVIGAGPIGLGTALFARIAGLDVSLLDMSTERLGFAESELGFAALDGSKAPATDLVRQATGGEGFDLVFDATGNTQSVQSAFAHVAHGGTLVLVSVVKDDIAFSDPEFHKREMTLVGSRNALRADFDHVAASIRNGAVPLAKLVTHRTTLAGTPRDLARWAHEKTGLIKAVIEVG
- the phnH gene encoding phosphonate C-P lyase system protein PhnH, whose protein sequence is MDIATQSIEGGFADPVFNAQVVFRAIMDAMARPGNIQALPPLAHPPAPLSATAAAAALSLCDNDTAIWLDPRLQAEPAVKAWLGFHTGAPLANTPADAHFALVANPAEMAALDGFSQGTQEYPDRSTTLILLVDDLASGPSLLLEGPGVEKTAMIAPTGMPRYFVEQWKQNNQRFPRGVDIILAAPSSLACLPRTTRIKTMEA
- the phnF gene encoding phosphonate metabolism transcriptional regulator PhnF yields the protein MTGLASSIERRSGVSLWRQIADRILEGIANGDFAENAALPPEVALAERYGVNRHTVRSAIAALVQEGVLRAEQGRGTFVLSRKRLSYPIGARTRFSTGLQGQTTERHIALLSSSTEPANRRIAEALGIARGAAVIRLETRGEADGHPVSRASTWFDAKRFAGIEAAMAETGSVTASLKRFGINDYLRHSTVLSARHADADDLADLDLQPGAIVLVTVAVNVTLDGRPIQFAESRFPAERVELRLSAGD